In Siniperca chuatsi isolate FFG_IHB_CAS linkage group LG20, ASM2008510v1, whole genome shotgun sequence, the following proteins share a genomic window:
- the ptges3l gene encoding putative protein PTGES3L — protein MNKPKIVRPEESQPAQALWFDRKKYVTINFMVHKPKDVQVDIQPDKMILCCKNSTDDVFYNVLHFYDKVQIHDSRERVYDRTINVLLRKMKPDYAWPRLQKDEAKPSWISVDFDNWRDWEHEEDEGKEEYDRYLDMIQEMANSNKGATPDMDDLSDSD, from the exons ATGAACAAGCCCAAAATTGTCAGACCAGAGGAGAG TCAGCCAGCACAGGCGCTGTGGTTTGACAGAAAGAAATATGTCACCATCAACTTCATGGTTCATAAACCTAAAGATGTCCAGGTTGATATCCAGCCAGACAAAATGATTTTATG CTGCAAAAACAGCACAGATGATGTGTTCTACAATGTGCTGCACTTCTACGACAAAGTTCAAATCCAT GACTCCAGAGAAAGAGTCTATGACCGCACCATCAATGTCTTGCTAAGGAAGATGAAGCCTGATTATGCATGGCCTCGTCTCCAGAAGGATGAAGCCAAg CCCAGCTGGATTTCTGTAGACTTTGATAACTGGAGGGACTGGGAGCATGAAGAAGATGAGGGAAAGGAAGAGTATGATAGATACCTGGAT ATGATCCAAGAAATGGCTAACAGTAATAAAGGAGCAACACCAGATATGGATGATCTTAGTGAT TCTGACTGA